A genomic stretch from Desulfotignum balticum DSM 7044 includes:
- a CDS encoding ABC transporter substrate-binding protein yields the protein MKKLLLTVLSVFMVMSLTVSAGAKTFKMGLDADPVSLDPQVQLSGGMLQLSHWVFDPLVRWTQDMEFEPRLATSWERLDDLTMRFHLRKGVKFHSGNDFTAKDVKWSFDRMRKSVDFKGLLEPFEGCYIVDDYTVDVKTKKAYPLVLNMATYFFAMDSEFYTGTDENGQPKDAILKIGESFALNNASGTGPFIVTNRQHNVILEMKRFEDYWDTNSPGNVTEFILSPIKENATRVAALLSGGVDWISPVPPQDFARIQSDDKVKLVNINGGRIITFQMNPNRVEAFKDVRVRQAIVHAVNNEGIVKQIMKGTATVAAQQGPEGYLGYKENLTPRYDLEKAKALMKEAGYENGFEISMMAPNNRYVNDAKIAEATAQMLGRIGIKVNLKTLPKAQYWNEYDDRAADMMMIGWHSDTEDSGNFSEFLTMCPNAETGYGQYNSGYCNPKVDELTIAAQSETDMEKRKAMLQEIEQILYDDAAFVPFHWQNHSYGVKKNVQAQPVINAQNFPYIGDLVIE from the coding sequence ATGAAAAAATTGCTACTGACTGTGTTAAGTGTTTTTATGGTCATGTCTTTGACGGTGTCTGCCGGTGCAAAAACGTTTAAGATGGGGCTGGATGCCGACCCGGTATCCCTGGATCCCCAGGTACAGTTGTCAGGCGGCATGCTCCAGCTGTCCCACTGGGTGTTTGATCCCCTGGTACGCTGGACCCAGGACATGGAGTTTGAACCCCGCCTGGCCACCAGCTGGGAACGGCTGGATGACCTGACCATGCGGTTTCATCTCAGAAAGGGTGTCAAGTTCCACAGCGGCAACGACTTTACCGCCAAAGATGTGAAATGGTCTTTTGACCGCATGCGCAAAAGCGTGGACTTCAAAGGCCTGCTGGAACCCTTTGAGGGATGTTACATCGTGGATGATTACACCGTGGACGTTAAAACCAAAAAAGCGTATCCTTTGGTGCTCAATATGGCCACCTATTTCTTTGCCATGGATTCCGAATTTTACACCGGCACCGATGAAAACGGCCAGCCCAAGGATGCCATTCTCAAAATCGGTGAATCGTTTGCATTGAACAACGCTTCGGGTACAGGCCCCTTTATTGTCACCAACCGCCAGCACAACGTAATCCTGGAAATGAAACGGTTTGAAGACTACTGGGACACAAACAGCCCGGGCAATGTCACTGAATTCATCCTGAGCCCCATCAAGGAAAACGCCACCCGGGTGGCAGCTCTTTTATCCGGCGGGGTGGACTGGATCTCTCCGGTGCCCCCCCAGGACTTTGCCAGAATCCAGTCCGATGACAAGGTCAAACTGGTGAACATTAACGGCGGCCGGATCATCACCTTCCAGATGAACCCCAACCGGGTGGAGGCGTTCAAGGATGTCAGAGTCCGCCAGGCCATTGTCCATGCTGTGAACAACGAAGGCATCGTCAAACAGATCATGAAAGGCACGGCCACGGTGGCGGCCCAGCAGGGTCCCGAAGGCTATCTCGGCTACAAGGAAAATCTGACCCCCCGCTATGACCTTGAAAAAGCCAAGGCCCTCATGAAAGAAGCCGGGTATGAAAACGGGTTTGAAATTTCCATGATGGCCCCCAACAACCGGTATGTCAATGATGCCAAGATTGCTGAAGCCACAGCCCAGATGCTGGGCAGAATCGGCATCAAGGTAAATTTGAAGACCCTGCCCAAGGCCCAGTACTGGAATGAATATGATGATAGAGCCGCCGACATGATGATGATCGGATGGCACTCTGACACCGAAGATTCCGGGAACTTTTCAGAATTTTTGACCATGTGCCCCAATGCGGAAACCGGCTACGGCCAGTATAACAGCGGATACTGCAATCCGAAAGTGGACGAGCTGACCATCGCTGCCCAGTCGGAGACCGATATGGAAAAACGGAAAGCCATGCTCCAGGAAATCGAGCAGATTCTGTATGATGATGCCGCGTTTGTGCCGTTTCACTGGCAGAACCATTCCTATGGCGTCAAAAAGAACGTGCAGGCGCAACCGGTCATCAATGCCCAGAATTTTCCGTATATCGGAGACCTGGTCATCGAATAG
- a CDS encoding BCCT family transporter, whose translation MARTPASARPFDPMIFWISAGVTIAFVLWSILFPDNMASVINTVFSWTTTMWTWLYLITVFFLVMGCFVLMGPAYGSIKLGLPQDRPEFSNFSWFAMLFGSAIAAGIVFWGPAEPAYHYMSPPPYFGGDPLTPAAGANAMTYSFFHWGLSAWSIYALLTVALAHACFTQNLPLKFSSAFYYAIGDRIHGTWGKVLDIFAVFATLGGLATTTGFVALQLSAGLKYQYGLELGPSGTYIIIGVLTAIFTLSVYTGLQKGVKLMGDVNMWVFVAVWFFVLVFGPTIFLVNLTVNSFGQYLLHFIPMSLFTAPGYDGNWIGSWTVFYWAWWMSWSPFVAVFIARISKGRTIRETVAAALILPSLGNFLWYGVVGGAGIHFDVTGTLEAHGVESAIFAIAQNLPLTGLLAVALIFLIATFFLTSANSAAISLAMFVSGHENPGRNLRAFWGIALGAVAAVLAGSGSLKAIQTASIATAFPLMFLLLVALFGLFKGLNQCKKTDTA comes from the coding sequence ATGGCCCGTACCCCGGCTTCAGCCCGCCCCTTTGACCCCATGATTTTCTGGATATCTGCGGGCGTGACCATCGCATTTGTGCTCTGGTCCATTCTGTTTCCCGACAACATGGCATCCGTGATCAATACCGTGTTCTCCTGGACCACCACCATGTGGACCTGGCTGTACCTGATCACCGTATTTTTTCTGGTCATGGGATGCTTTGTACTCATGGGTCCTGCTTACGGATCCATTAAACTGGGCCTGCCTCAAGACCGGCCTGAATTTTCCAATTTCTCCTGGTTCGCCATGCTGTTCGGGTCGGCCATTGCCGCAGGCATTGTGTTCTGGGGCCCGGCCGAACCGGCTTACCACTACATGAGTCCGCCCCCTTATTTCGGCGGCGATCCTTTGACCCCGGCGGCCGGAGCCAACGCCATGACTTATTCGTTTTTTCACTGGGGATTGAGTGCCTGGTCTATCTATGCCCTGCTCACCGTTGCCCTGGCCCATGCCTGTTTCACCCAAAACCTGCCGCTGAAATTTTCTTCTGCATTCTATTATGCCATCGGCGACCGGATCCACGGCACCTGGGGAAAGGTGCTGGATATTTTTGCCGTGTTTGCCACATTAGGGGGCCTGGCCACCACCACCGGATTTGTAGCCCTTCAGCTGTCTGCCGGGCTTAAATACCAGTACGGCCTGGAACTGGGGCCGTCCGGCACCTACATCATCATCGGGGTCCTTACCGCCATTTTCACCCTGTCCGTGTACACCGGGCTCCAGAAAGGGGTGAAACTGATGGGAGATGTCAACATGTGGGTATTTGTGGCCGTATGGTTTTTCGTACTGGTGTTCGGCCCCACCATTTTTCTGGTGAACCTGACCGTCAATTCTTTCGGCCAGTATCTGCTGCACTTCATTCCCATGAGTCTGTTCACCGCCCCCGGATACGATGGCAACTGGATCGGATCCTGGACCGTGTTCTACTGGGCCTGGTGGATGAGCTGGTCCCCGTTTGTGGCCGTGTTCATCGCCCGGATCTCCAAAGGCAGAACCATCCGGGAGACCGTGGCGGCCGCACTGATCCTGCCGTCTCTGGGCAATTTTCTGTGGTACGGCGTGGTGGGGGGTGCGGGCATCCATTTTGATGTCACCGGGACCCTGGAAGCCCATGGGGTGGAAAGCGCTATTTTTGCCATTGCCCAGAACCTGCCATTGACCGGGCTTCTGGCCGTGGCCCTGATCTTTCTCATTGCCACTTTCTTTCTGACATCCGCCAATTCGGCCGCCATTTCTCTGGCCATGTTTGTCTCCGGTCATGAAAATCCGGGCCGGAACTTAAGGGCCTTCTGGGGTATCGCCCTGGGCGCTGTGGCGGCGGTGCTGGCCGGGTCCGGGAGTCTCAAAGCCATTCAGACCGCATCCATTGCCACCGCATTCCCGCTGATGTTTCTGCTGCTGGTGGCACTGTTCGGCCTGTTTAAGGGATTGAATCAATGTAAAAAAACCGACACCGCATAA
- a CDS encoding trimethylamine methyltransferase family protein, whose amino-acid sequence MMYDRMQEMSRQEMEKIHDAAMDLLKTTGVAFNDKEALEIFKDNGFKVEGTTVFFEESAVQKALETAPKRFTVHARNPEKNVEIGEDDFVFLPGYGAPFVMDAKGNERQASMEDYDNFCKLIQTSPYIDMNGWMMVEPADMPHQTVHLDLNLSNMLLCDKPFMGSPVSRQGALDGIEMAGILWGGKKNIMDKTVSVSLINSLSPLQFSDEMIGSLIELARHNQACVVASLIMAGGSGPVTLGGVIALQNAEILAGITLAQLVRPGAPVIYGSTSSAMDMKTGALSIGAPELSKNIHLVAQMARFYNLPSRSGGGLTDSLCTDAQAGAESALALYTAATSGINFILHACGILGSYIAMSFEKFLVDEELCGMVRNMIKPVALTDEAIDLDIIKQVGIGGQYLTHPKTFQLCRTEFYMPSLMSRKNKDAWAKAGKQHIYQIAEDKVAQRLAAYERPDIDPDIEKQLTDFVEKRKNQ is encoded by the coding sequence ATGATGTATGACCGAATGCAGGAAATGAGCCGACAGGAAATGGAAAAAATCCATGACGCTGCCATGGATCTGTTGAAGACCACCGGCGTGGCCTTTAATGACAAGGAAGCCCTTGAGATTTTCAAGGACAATGGGTTCAAGGTGGAAGGCACCACGGTGTTTTTTGAAGAATCTGCGGTTCAAAAAGCCCTGGAAACCGCACCCAAACGGTTCACGGTCCACGCCAGGAACCCCGAAAAAAATGTGGAGATCGGTGAGGACGACTTTGTGTTTCTCCCCGGATACGGGGCTCCGTTTGTCATGGATGCCAAAGGCAACGAACGCCAGGCCAGCATGGAAGACTATGACAATTTCTGTAAACTCATCCAGACTTCCCCGTATATCGACATGAACGGATGGATGATGGTGGAACCGGCGGATATGCCCCACCAGACCGTTCACCTGGACCTGAACCTGTCCAACATGCTGTTGTGCGACAAACCGTTCATGGGCAGCCCGGTATCCCGCCAAGGTGCCCTGGACGGCATCGAGATGGCCGGTATTCTCTGGGGCGGCAAAAAAAACATCATGGACAAGACCGTGTCCGTGTCTTTGATCAATTCCCTGTCCCCGTTGCAGTTTTCCGATGAAATGATCGGGTCTTTGATTGAACTGGCCCGCCACAACCAGGCTTGTGTGGTGGCGTCTTTGATCATGGCCGGCGGATCCGGCCCGGTAACCCTGGGCGGGGTGATAGCCCTGCAGAACGCGGAAATACTGGCCGGCATCACCCTGGCCCAGCTGGTAAGACCGGGGGCGCCTGTGATCTACGGTTCCACCTCGTCCGCCATGGACATGAAAACCGGGGCCCTGTCCATCGGGGCACCGGAACTGTCCAAAAACATCCATCTGGTGGCCCAGATGGCACGATTCTACAACCTGCCCTCCAGATCCGGGGGCGGGCTCACCGACTCCCTGTGCACCGATGCCCAGGCCGGGGCCGAATCCGCTCTGGCGCTCTACACGGCCGCCACAAGCGGTATCAATTTTATTCTGCATGCCTGCGGTATTCTGGGATCTTACATTGCCATGAGTTTTGAAAAATTTCTGGTGGACGAAGAGCTGTGCGGTATGGTAAGAAACATGATCAAACCCGTTGCGTTGACAGACGAGGCCATTGATCTGGATATCATCAAACAGGTGGGAATCGGCGGTCAGTACCTGACCCATCCCAAAACCTTTCAGCTGTGCCGGACTGAATTTTACATGCCTTCCCTTATGAGCCGGAAAAACAAAGATGCCTGGGCCAAGGCAGGGAAACAGCACATCTACCAGATCGCTGAAGACAAAGTGGCCCAGCGGCTGGCTGCGTATGAACGGCCGGATATTGATCCGGATATTGAAAAGCAATTGACTGATT
- a CDS encoding ABC transporter permease, giving the protein MIAFIIRRILQAVVVMLVISLVVFAIKKEFGDPVRDLVGERVTPEERQQIADKMGLNDPFLIQYGRFVKNAVTQGDLGRSFLYNKPNLEVIVNHAPATIELVLGTALIIIVLSLPLGVYCALKPRSWLSRFTMSFSTLGVSMPVFLTAILLIYLFAVHWRILPSYGRGETVDLFGNGIWMTGLLTIDGLKHLILPCISLSTLMLPLFIRLIRSEMMEVLETEYIKYAWAKGLSPKRVWLVHAFKNTLLPVITVFGVQIGIMFAFTLLTELVFQWPGMGFMFLEAVNRADLSLLIAYLVVVAALFVVVNTVVDILYGFINPTVRIAGTK; this is encoded by the coding sequence ATGATTGCATTTATCATACGCAGAATTCTCCAGGCAGTGGTGGTCATGCTGGTTATCAGCCTGGTGGTATTTGCCATAAAAAAAGAGTTTGGTGATCCGGTCCGGGACCTGGTGGGAGAGCGGGTCACCCCGGAAGAGCGGCAACAGATCGCCGATAAAATGGGGCTTAATGATCCGTTCCTGATCCAGTACGGCCGGTTTGTCAAAAATGCCGTGACCCAAGGGGATCTGGGGCGGTCCTTTTTATACAACAAACCCAATCTTGAGGTGATTGTGAACCATGCGCCGGCCACCATCGAGCTGGTGCTGGGGACTGCGCTGATTATCATTGTCCTGTCTTTACCCCTGGGGGTTTACTGTGCCTTGAAGCCAAGAAGCTGGTTGTCCCGGTTTACCATGAGCTTTTCTACGTTAGGGGTGTCCATGCCCGTGTTTTTGACCGCCATCCTGCTTATCTATCTGTTTGCGGTGCACTGGCGGATCCTGCCCTCCTACGGCCGGGGGGAAACCGTGGATCTTTTCGGCAACGGCATATGGATGACCGGGCTTTTAACCATTGACGGGCTCAAACATCTGATTCTTCCCTGTATCTCTTTGTCCACGCTCATGCTGCCCCTGTTTATCCGCCTGATCCGCTCTGAGATGATGGAGGTGCTGGAAACCGAATATATCAAATATGCCTGGGCCAAAGGGCTGTCGCCCAAACGGGTCTGGCTGGTGCATGCATTCAAGAACACCCTGCTGCCGGTTATCACGGTGTTCGGGGTCCAGATCGGAATCATGTTTGCTTTTACCCTGCTTACGGAACTGGTATTCCAGTGGCCGGGCATGGGATTCATGTTCTTAGAGGCGGTGAACCGGGCGGATCTCTCATTGCTCATTGCCTATCTGGTGGTGGTGGCGGCCTTGTTTGTGGTGGTCAATACGGTTGTGGATATTCTTTATGGCTTTATCAATCCCACTGTCAGGATAGCAGGAACCAAATGA
- a CDS encoding sigma-54 interaction domain-containing protein, which produces MGSSKAASGLLNMNQINFLSVLDHLDDGVVIADINGIIQYYNQAQARIDGISPEKAMGLKVTEIYELSNRTSMIMQCARHQQAIKNRIFFYKTVSGKVANTITSVYPLFDHKTITGVICFVKDYEQLRRSMPVPSASECRSTLGNGTQYTFDDLIGSSPDFIRVKETAQKAAASPSPIMIQGETGTGKELFAQSIHNFSPRHKEKYVAVNCAAIPQYLMEGMLFGTTRGAFTGALDKPGLFETAHKGTLFLDELLAMPMELQAKLLRAIQEKQVRRLGSVKEIPVDVKIISSVSRDPRVAIRENRLRTDLYYRLGVVMVKLPPLRERLDSIRELTIHFIKKYNQRLGTHVQGISREVRELFQVYQWPGNIRELEHLIEGAMNLAGQEKILGIDPFTPGLDTLEPMAPPAPRIPPEDRPPTDKKGLAEPIISRVSDLPDPSRPLAQIQADQERTAVTNALAACRGNVTQAARHLGISRQLFHYKIKKYQLCRADFMSRI; this is translated from the coding sequence ATGGGGAGTTCCAAGGCAGCATCCGGACTGCTGAACATGAACCAGATCAATTTTTTGTCCGTGCTGGATCATCTGGATGACGGGGTAGTGATTGCCGATATCAACGGGATCATTCAGTACTACAACCAGGCTCAGGCCAGAATCGACGGCATTTCTCCTGAAAAAGCCATGGGCCTTAAAGTGACCGAAATCTATGAGTTGAGCAACCGCACCAGCATGATCATGCAATGCGCCCGGCATCAACAGGCCATCAAAAATCGGATTTTTTTCTACAAAACCGTGTCCGGGAAAGTTGCCAACACCATCACTTCGGTCTATCCGCTGTTCGATCATAAGACCATTACCGGCGTCATCTGCTTTGTCAAGGACTACGAGCAGCTGCGCCGATCCATGCCGGTGCCTTCTGCATCCGAATGCCGGTCCACACTGGGAAACGGGACCCAATACACCTTTGATGACCTGATCGGCTCCAGCCCGGATTTCATCCGGGTCAAGGAAACCGCCCAGAAAGCGGCCGCATCCCCTTCCCCCATCATGATTCAGGGAGAAACCGGTACCGGTAAGGAGCTGTTCGCTCAATCCATCCACAATTTCAGCCCCAGGCACAAGGAAAAATATGTGGCGGTCAACTGTGCGGCCATCCCCCAGTATCTGATGGAAGGCATGCTGTTCGGCACCACCCGGGGCGCGTTCACCGGGGCTCTGGACAAGCCCGGATTGTTTGAAACCGCCCACAAAGGCACCTTGTTTCTGGATGAACTGCTGGCCATGCCTATGGAACTGCAGGCCAAACTGCTCCGGGCAATCCAGGAAAAACAGGTCCGCCGCCTGGGATCGGTCAAGGAAATTCCGGTGGATGTAAAAATCATCAGTTCAGTGAGTCGGGATCCCCGGGTCGCCATCCGGGAAAACCGGCTGCGTACGGACCTGTATTACCGGCTTGGCGTTGTGATGGTCAAGCTGCCCCCGTTGCGGGAGCGGCTGGACAGTATCAGAGAACTGACCATTCATTTCATTAAAAAATACAACCAGCGCCTGGGTACCCATGTCCAGGGGATTTCCCGGGAAGTCCGGGAATTGTTTCAGGTCTATCAATGGCCGGGCAATATCCGGGAACTGGAACATCTCATTGAAGGGGCCATGAATCTGGCCGGACAGGAGAAAATTCTGGGTATCGATCCGTTCACCCCGGGACTGGACACCCTGGAACCCATGGCACCTCCGGCACCCCGAATCCCGCCCGAAGATCGGCCACCGACGGATAAAAAAGGACTTGCTGAACCCATCATCTCCCGGGTTTCCGATTTGCCGGACCCCTCCCGGCCCCTGGCCCAGATCCAGGCAGACCAGGAACGAACCGCTGTGACAAACGCCCTGGCTGCCTGCCGGGGCAATGTGACCCAGGCGGCCAGACACTTAGGCATATCCAGACAGCTGTTCCATTATAAAATAAAAAAATATCAGCTTTGCCGGGCTGATTTTATGTCGCGAATATGA
- a CDS encoding acyl-CoA dehydrogenase, with product MTQVISDRRDIEFVMHEQLNAESLSKLYDGFADFNKKTIDLVISEARNFAVKELLPASKEGDQEGCQLENGQVTTPAAFKRLFELFNDGEWLAVTEDPEWGGQGMPRTVASAVAEYFNGANYPFMMYPGLTQGAGHLVEHFGTQEQKELYLKNMYTGKWCGTMLLTEPNAGSDVGALTTKATPNGDGTYSIVGEKIFISGGEHDLAENIIHPVLARIEGAPAGTKGISLFLVPKIRVNADGSLGEFNDVVCTGIEHKMGIHGNSTCSLALGSKGNCIGTLLGEENKGMKAMFLMMNAARLLVGYQGFACATAAYMYALDYAKTRIQGKALTEILNPDAEGVPIIQHPDVRRQLMLMKVNVEGMRSLLYFVHYCSDMAKYAPTDEEKAKYQGFVEILTPIAKGYVTDRAFEMCSQGMQVYGGYGFIEEYPMAQLLRDCRITLIYEGTNGIQAMDLLGRKLGLNKGKPIMDLFGEMQKTLAQAKEIETIQGYAVKVEEAVNKLAEVAIHMGQTAMSDKVLAAFANAHPFQDAAGDTVMAWMLLWRATIAARKLETAKKKDQPFYQGIIKSLQFFTETMLPVTLGRFAALMNTSSAAVDIEETMFPS from the coding sequence ATGACACAGGTTATTTCAGACCGGCGGGACATCGAATTTGTCATGCATGAGCAGCTCAACGCAGAATCGTTGTCCAAACTTTATGACGGATTTGCGGATTTCAACAAAAAAACCATTGATCTGGTGATTTCAGAAGCCAGGAATTTTGCAGTCAAGGAACTGCTGCCGGCCAGCAAGGAAGGAGACCAGGAGGGATGTCAACTGGAAAACGGCCAAGTGACCACGCCGGCGGCGTTCAAGCGGCTGTTTGAACTGTTCAACGACGGAGAATGGCTGGCGGTCACCGAAGACCCGGAATGGGGCGGACAGGGCATGCCCAGAACCGTGGCATCGGCAGTGGCGGAATATTTCAACGGCGCCAATTATCCGTTCATGATGTATCCCGGCCTGACCCAGGGTGCCGGTCACCTGGTGGAACATTTCGGCACCCAGGAACAAAAAGAGTTGTATCTGAAAAATATGTACACCGGCAAATGGTGCGGCACCATGCTGCTCACCGAACCCAATGCCGGATCAGATGTCGGTGCTTTAACCACCAAAGCCACGCCCAACGGAGACGGGACTTACTCCATTGTGGGAGAAAAGATCTTTATCTCCGGCGGCGAGCATGATCTGGCGGAAAACATCATTCACCCGGTTCTGGCCCGCATCGAGGGCGCACCGGCCGGCACCAAAGGCATCTCATTGTTCCTGGTGCCCAAAATCCGGGTCAATGCCGACGGATCCTTAGGCGAATTCAATGATGTGGTGTGCACCGGCATCGAGCACAAGATGGGTATCCACGGCAATTCCACCTGTTCACTGGCCCTGGGGTCCAAAGGCAACTGCATCGGCACACTTTTGGGAGAAGAAAACAAGGGCATGAAAGCCATGTTCCTGATGATGAACGCGGCCCGGCTCCTGGTGGGGTATCAGGGATTTGCCTGTGCCACGGCCGCCTATATGTACGCTCTGGACTATGCCAAAACCCGGATCCAGGGCAAGGCCTTGACTGAAATCCTGAACCCGGATGCCGAAGGCGTACCCATTATCCAGCACCCGGATGTGCGGCGTCAGCTCATGCTGATGAAAGTGAATGTGGAAGGGATGCGGTCTTTGCTCTATTTTGTGCATTATTGTTCAGACATGGCCAAATATGCCCCCACAGACGAAGAAAAAGCCAAATACCAGGGGTTTGTGGAAATTCTGACCCCCATTGCCAAAGGGTATGTCACGGACCGGGCCTTTGAGATGTGTTCTCAGGGCATGCAGGTATACGGCGGATACGGGTTCATCGAGGAATACCCCATGGCCCAGCTGCTCCGCGACTGCCGCATCACCCTGATCTACGAAGGTACCAACGGGATTCAGGCCATGGATCTTCTGGGCAGAAAACTGGGCTTAAACAAGGGCAAGCCCATCATGGACCTGTTCGGAGAAATGCAGAAAACCCTGGCCCAGGCCAAGGAGATCGAAACCATCCAGGGATATGCCGTCAAAGTGGAGGAAGCGGTCAACAAACTGGCGGAAGTGGCCATTCACATGGGTCAGACCGCCATGTCCGACAAAGTGCTGGCTGCATTTGCCAATGCCCATCCGTTCCAGGATGCGGCCGGAGACACGGTCATGGCCTGGATGCTGCTGTGGCGGGCCACCATTGCAGCCCGGAAACTGGAAACCGCCAAGAAAAAAGACCAGCCGTTCTACCAGGGTATCATCAAATCATTACAGTTTTTCACCGAAACCATGCTGCCGGTGACCCTGGGCCGGTTTGCCGCGTTGATGAACACCAGCAGCGCGGCGGTCGACATCGAGGAAACCATGTTCCCGTCATGA
- a CDS encoding ABC transporter permease yields MKTKLQQFKESYFLYSFRRDMVAMASFVVLVFFLLIAFAAPWISPMNPYDSANIDIMNSEIPPMWMDGGSKEFPLGTDNQGRDMLSTMFYGLRTSIIIGLGAVAIQASIGIVLGLMAGYLGGKTDAVLMRLADIQFSFPYLMVAIFMSAIFQVVFGAGSFEQLAIPLLTIIIGLSNWPMFARTIRASVMGEKNKEYVEAARVIGLPQRIIMFRHILPNALTSVMVISTIQVANAVMSEAALSFLGLGMPVTKPSLGSLIRSGQEYFFSGSWWITVLPGLWLVLFILVINLLGDWLRDVLNPKLYKG; encoded by the coding sequence ATGAAAACAAAATTACAGCAGTTTAAAGAATCCTATTTTTTATACAGTTTCCGGCGGGACATGGTGGCCATGGCAAGCTTTGTGGTCCTGGTGTTTTTTTTGCTTATCGCGTTTGCCGCTCCCTGGATTTCTCCCATGAACCCATATGATTCCGCCAACATTGACATCATGAATTCGGAAATCCCCCCCATGTGGATGGACGGCGGATCAAAAGAATTTCCCCTGGGCACCGACAATCAGGGCCGGGACATGCTGTCCACCATGTTCTACGGGCTGCGCACCTCCATTATCATAGGACTTGGGGCTGTGGCTATCCAGGCGAGCATCGGCATTGTCTTAGGGCTTATGGCAGGGTATCTGGGAGGGAAAACCGATGCCGTTCTCATGCGCCTGGCAGATATCCAGTTTTCTTTTCCCTATCTCATGGTGGCCATCTTCATGAGCGCCATCTTTCAGGTGGTGTTTGGTGCCGGCAGTTTTGAACAGCTTGCCATACCGCTGTTGACCATCATCATTGGTCTGTCCAACTGGCCCATGTTCGCCAGGACCATCCGGGCCTCGGTCATGGGGGAAAAAAACAAGGAATATGTGGAGGCGGCACGGGTGATCGGCCTGCCCCAGAGGATCATCATGTTCCGGCATATTCTGCCCAATGCCCTGACATCGGTGATGGTCATTTCCACCATCCAGGTGGCCAATGCGGTCATGAGTGAGGCGGCCCTGTCGTTTCTGGGACTGGGTATGCCCGTGACAAAACCGTCTTTGGGGTCTCTTATCCGGTCCGGACAGGAATACTTTTTTTCCGGGTCCTGGTGGATTACGGTGCTGCCGGGGCTGTGGCTGGTGCTCTTTATCCTGGTCATCAACCTGCTGGGTGACTGGCTCCGGGATGTGCTTAACCCGAAATTATACAAAGGATAA